AATTCCAACAACTCCGTACCACATTCCCTGAATCAACCACACTCATCGTCGCTAAAAACACACTTGTTTTCAAAGCAATTGAAGGTACAAAATGGGAAGCTTTGAAACCGTGTATGAAAGGTATGAATGCCTGGTTATTTGTTCATAGTGAAGAAATACCTGCTGCTATTAAACCGTACCGAACATTTCAAAAAGAAAAGAAATTGGATGATAATGATTTCAGTGGAGCTGTTTTTGAAGGCAAGTATTACGCGCCTGATGAGTTTAAGGTTCTTGAAAACATGCCGACACGTGCCGAGGTTTATGCTAAGCTGTTGGGTGGGTTGAAAGCTCCGGCTACATCGGTTGTTGGGACGTTGCAAGCGCCTGCTAGGAATTTGGTTTTAACTTTGAAAGCTTTTGTTAAGAAACTTGAAGATGAGCAGAATAATGCGTAGATGGATAatgtaagttttttttatgtgtaagCTGAATTAAATTGAATTGAATTTCGGTGTTGTTTTGTGAATGTTGTATAATTTTGTAATGAAAAGATGGAATTTTTTGTTACAATCTTTGTGGCGTTATATTGTTAGTTTAGAAGCTTTGTTTACTTATGAAAGTTACAAGCCTAagcttttaagtttataaactgttGAAACTTAGGTTAGGCAAACAACCCCAAGATTGGTACCCTGCTTTGAAAAAGTTGAAGTAAGCATATGGCTGAATGATGGTAACTATTCTATAGCATATTCACTTAACCATGGATCTGTTCCTCTATCATGATAGAGTGCACACACGCAAATAAGACGTTTTCTGTTCTTAACCAGTGAAAATAATGCCTGTGTTAGATGTCGGTTTATTGCAATAGGTTTATATGTCAGAACAAGTAAATTCACTTAATAGTACTCCGTATAAGTTTCTAGATTTTAGAAGTTGACTTCCAAAGTCAACATACCTCTCTATATGATGAACTGGAGTGATGTCAGATTGATCGTTATTATACCTCTCTACAACTCCACAACACCATAATATTGGTGTATACCACAACACCATAACATTGGTGTTTACCACAACAAATGGTCTAGGGTAAAGCCCTACAATGCTTATAGTACAAAATTTCAAGCTACAATGTTGGTTTTTATATAATTAGCTCTACAATCGTTAGTAGTGTAGGTTTTCAATCGTATTGAACGTATTATGAAATTTAGACTTGGTCCAACTTGTCCCATCTTTCTATTTTACTACCTCTTCTTGGTAGTAGCAGAAACTGAACAAGATTACAGGACTCACTTGGAGCCTAATGCCTAATACCCAAGTTCGATGAGAAAAGCTATAGCTATCTACAATCCAATTGTGATTGTCTTGTATGTATTTCCTCATTCTGGAATGTTGGCATAGACCGGACCTCTATCACCTAAATGCACATAAGATTTTCACCATGGGTTTCTGAGGAACCCATTCAGTTACCTTTGAGTTCAAAAACACTAAATGTGTGTCATAAAACTGAAACAATTTATATTCAAGACATAAAGGAAAATTGTAACTT
This genomic window from Rutidosis leptorrhynchoides isolate AG116_Rl617_1_P2 chromosome 2, CSIRO_AGI_Rlap_v1, whole genome shotgun sequence contains:
- the LOC139893489 gene encoding large ribosomal subunit protein uL10c-like, which codes for MESTLSTLPSSSFRPPSTTAISLKSHFHNPFLHHSTTTTIHRTTTKRNLTIRSAISRSKKEETIETVKTQLENCHLIAGIKYKGFTVSQFQQLRTTFPESTTLIVAKNTLVFKAIEGTKWEALKPCMKGMNAWLFVHSEEIPAAIKPYRTFQKEKKLDDNDFSGAVFEGKYYAPDEFKVLENMPTRAEVYAKLLGGLKAPATSVVGTLQAPARNLVLTLKAFVKKLEDEQNNA